One genomic region from Pyxicephalus adspersus chromosome 1, UCB_Pads_2.0, whole genome shotgun sequence encodes:
- the IMP3 gene encoding U3 small nucleolar ribonucleoprotein protein IMP3 → MVRKLKYHEQKLLKKVDFINWEVDNNLHELKVLRKYHLDRREDYTTYNKLSRHVRDLAQKIKDLDEKDPFRAQCTSRLLEKLYTMGLIPTKQGLHLCDTVSASSFCRRRLPSIVVNLRMAQNLKNAITFIEQGHIRVGPEVVTDPAFLVTRSMEDFVTWVDSSKIKKHVMEYNEERDDFDLGL, encoded by the coding sequence ATGGTGCGCAAACTGAAATACCATGAGCAGAAGCTGCTTAAAAAGGTGGACTTCATCAACTGGGAGGTGGATAACAACCTGCACGAGTTGAAAGTGCTGAGGAAATACCATTTGGACCGCAGGGAGGATTACACCACCTATAATAAGCTGAGCCGTCATGTGCGCGATCTGGCCCAGAAGATCAAAGATCTGGATGAGAAGGACCCGTTCCGGGCTCAGTGTACGAGCAGGCTGCTGGAGAAGCTGTACACCATGGGCCTCATCCCTACCAAGCAGGGCCTGCATCTGTGTGACACGGTGTCTGCATCTTCCTTCTGCAGGAGGCGTCTGCCCTCCATCGTGGTGAACCTGAGGATGGCTCAGAACCTGAAGAATGCCATCACCTTCATAGAGCAAGGCCATATCCGTGTGGGACCCGAGGTGGTGACAGATCCAGCCTTCTTGGTCACCAGGAGTATGGAGGACTTTGTTACCTGGGTGGACTCTTCTAAGATTAAGAAACATGTCATGGAATACAACGAAGAGAGAGACGATTTTGATCTTGGCCTGTAG
- the PEF1 gene encoding peflin → MASYQYGQGYHGSGGQAPGAPQGGYHPGQQYGGGVPHGQPGYGGSAPGGPYGPPQGGSYGQPMPGGTAPGGPGGPYGGHAPGGPYGVPGSNPYGSPQQGQYGQASTGNIPPGVNQEAYSWFQTVDADRSGYITLKELKQALVNSNWSAFNDETCVLMLNMFDRGQSGKIDLYGFSALWTYIQQWKSLFQQYDRDRSGSISQTELHQALSQMGYSLSPQFVQQVMTRYAPRSANMTLQLDGFIQVCTKLQTMTEAFRDKDTGRSGNAKLSYDDFLTMAVGRLL, encoded by the exons ATGGCGAGTTATCAGTACGGCCAG GGATACCATGGCTCTGGAGGACAAGCACCTGGGGCACCTCAAGGAGGCTATCATCCTGGACAACAATATGGAGGAGGTGTCCCTCATGGCCAGCCTGGGTATGGTGGTTCTGCACCTGGTGGACCATATGGACCTCCTCAAGGTGGCAGTTATGGACAGCCCATGCCAGGGGGTACAGCACCAGGGGGACCAGGAGGTCCTTATGGAGGCCACGCTCCCGGGGGACCTTATGGTGTACCAGGATCTAATCCTTATGGGTCTCCTCAACAAGGCCAATATGGACAAGCTTCTACTG gaAATATACCTCCAGGCGTTAACCAAGAGGCTTACTCCTGGTTCCAGACTGTGGACGCTGACAGAAGTGGGTACATTACCTTAAAAGAGCTAAAACAAGCACTTGTCAACTCCAATTGGTCAGCATTCAATGATGAAACCTGTGTCCTGATGCTAA ACATGTTTGATCGGGGCCAGTCTGGTAAGATTGATCTATATGGATTTTCGGCTCTCTGGACATACATTCAGCAGTGGAAAAGCCTCTTCCAGCAGTATGACCGAGACAGGTCTGGCTCTATAAGCCAAACAGAACTACACCAAG CTCTTTCCCAGATGGGATACAGCTTAAGTCCCCAATTCGTACAACAAGTGATGACGCGATATGCTCCACGCTCTGCCAACATGACCTTGCAGCTAGATGGCTTTATACAGGTGTGTACCAAGCTGCAGACCATGACAGAAGCATTCCGAGATAAGGACACAGGACGATCTGGCAATGCAAAACTGAGCTATGACGACTTCCTGACCATGGCAGTGGGACGACTTCTTTAA